The genome window TAGCATCAAAATTTATTGCCTAAACTTCCATTCAAGCCTATCATAGCCTTTCTCGGTTTCTCCATATCTAAACGCCATAAGAAAAAAGCTCATGTCTGTTTGTTTCCGTCGTCTCCAGGAAAGCTGTCCCTTTTATTCTACCTTATTATTCATGAATGGGCCGTGTAGTTCACAGGGCCCTGTTGTTGGGCCACAGTTTTCCACCAATGGCTTGCTTTTCAGCGTAGTGGGCCACAAAATGGATCGATCCATCACTCCACACCAACGGCCTTATTATTTATGAACAAACCGAGGCCGTGTGGTTCCCAGGGGATCTATCTATCTGGGCTCGGCAATTCGTTTATAATTGTAGAGTtcacaatttgaatccaataatGTGGAAAATATGTCACATcatacttctttttttaatttttttttttgaagtttttccAACTTTCTCTAACGGTCAAACTACCCACATCacatatttcttattttttatccAACGATCAAAAAATAATGTCACGTCATTCTCTCTCCTTACATAGTTGTTTGactctgttaaaaaaaaataacttggCATTTTATTAGCATCGTATCAAAATTCCATATTCTAAAATTCAAGGGAAATTGTAGAGTCCCGGATGAATATGTCAAACCCGGACAGATATACTGACAAAACAAGCATATACTTACAAAATGGACCAATTATTGATGGATATAAAATGGTGTTCAGTAGTCTTAAAAATCaagtgaaaaattgaaaatcttCGAAAGCTATTGTTATATGGCAGCTGTGCAGTGCAGTACTGCCTTGACTATGGTTTCTGTCTGTGTTAAGCTTCACATGACATGATATagcttcttttattttcttccccCTCACTTTATACAATAGAATCTCCTTCGTACTTGCTTGTCTTGTGAAGATCAAATCGAAGACTGATCTCTATGTTGGCTTTTCAGATGTGTGTCAGTGAATTATATATGTAATCAACCATCcatccatgtatatttatatagttTTTATTATGCCTAGCAAGCCCATTCATTCCATTCACTGAAAAAAGTAGGTGAAAcccatgatgatgatgatttcactaaattactatatatttatataaccaattgaatatatatatatataatgaatttCTATCTTCAAAATGGCTCCATTTGCTTCAATTTTGACTAGCTAATGTTGATGGAACATAAATCCAACTTACCTTAATTTTCCACTTCAATTTCCTTTCTATCTTACCTTTTATATCTATCGTAAACTTACCTCCGGTGTGTGGTTACATGATATTACTTCTAATGAGAATCGAATTCGGAATTTTCTGATTCTATTTGGTCTGGCCTAGAAAGATTCATTAATTAGACTATCACTCAAGTGTTTCTTCCTAAACTTAACCTATGTTCAGAAAAGTAAAGTAATTTAAACACTCGAGATTTATCCAATCTTGCAAAAACCTACTAACACGAATTTACTTTACCACATTTttcatgtggcccacatgatATTGGGGCTTCTCACAATTGTTTTCCAAATCTAGGaaactttcttcattctatcaTTCACACCCAATAACAAGATATGAATTTaaggttaaaaaaataataaaaccctaataaaaatTGGTCTCCATCAAGAGGTGGACCGCACTGGCCTATTCTAGGCTTCTAGCCCATATATGATTATCATGAATCCATGGAAAGGCCCTAtcccttttttaaaatttttttcaacCATCCCCTAAATAGAAAACCtccaaatccaaaaaaaaaaaaaaaaatcttcaacaAACTAATTGGTTCTACATTGATTATTGAAATGCtcataataaactaataattattaCATGATGAGAAACTATAGCCATACACTTCTTCAACTAAGACTCAGCCTACTCTAGTCTTGGCCTTCATGAACACCACCCATCATCTCATAAACAGCAGCTGCTATCTCGTTCACTGAATTCAGCTTACAATGATCTTCAACCTAATAATATTCCCCAAACCCAAACAAGATTAAGATCAGGAGCAAAAAATGggttttatattaatttatatatatatatatatatatatgtatatctaatTACCTTGACATTGACACAATAGAGGACAGTATTGTCAATAGTTGTGACATTAAGGTGAAGAATGGTAAGTCCATGAGAGTGCAACCCTCCAACAATCTTCATCAATCTCTTTGGTTGTCTCTCTGATAATATTTTGATGTTGGCATGCTTTTCTGCCATTCTGACTTCCACATCAGCAACATTGAAGGATTGCTTCTCTGGGTTTTCATGATGAgaattagaccaagttgagtACTGAGGGAAGGTGAAGAAGTCGGAGAAGACACTAGCTGCAGTAGTATCTGCTGCTGATTGTTGCTTGACTGATCTCTTTTGGGCTTCAAGGGTTTGAAGGAGTTGCTCCAATTCCTTCACATACTTTATTGCTCCTCCAATTATCGACGCTTGGTCTCcctaaatatatacaaatatcaaGGATTAATCGACGGTCAAACCCATTAGCGCGTTTGCCTAAAACTCCGATAACATAAAACAATAATCTTTTTTGTTCtagttatctcaaatgttgataTAGACACACGATTTCATTTGAATCTTTTAAGACTCATGATTTCACATAGATCATGTGCGTCTATCTCAATATTTGAAATGACTTAGACAAAAATACTGGAATATTCCTCAGCATTTTTGAATTAGTCCAACaacaaatgaaaagaaagagatcgATCGTACGCGTTCAGAGTAAGAGGAAGGCATGGTGGATCGGAGGACGTTGAGGTAGTCATTCATTTGCTTCCTTCGATTGCGTTCGACAGCAATGTGTGTCATTCTTTGATTCTCAACTTCTTCCTTGTTCTTGATGCTTCTGATTCTACGCCTCTTTGACTGTCCTGGAGGCGCCGCCACAACCACCACCGGAGGATTAATTTTCTCGTCCAAGTATGCATTTTGGGATTCCCAATTGGTTGTGTTGAAAATAAAGCCATCTGGGTTTTGAAATTGAGATTGATCCTTGCAGCCATGGTTGAATGGATCTTGTTGGAAGACCACAGCTTGTAAtgccattctctctctctctgctctCTCTCTGCTCTCTCTCTTACACATACAAGCACAGATACAAACACAAATACTGATCAGACAAGTCTTTCTTGTAGCTACGACACAAAAAGACAATGAAGATCTAGAAAGAACCTCAAAGGGACATGCCCTATAGATTCAAGCCCTAGCTAGACTAGCATATAGATTCAAAGATAGATAGATACACCAAGCTTTTGGTTGTGTTGTCTAACTATGAATCGAACCCCTTCTTTCTTCCCCCTATTGAGTGCATTATTGTGTGCACAACCCAAcacccacacacacacgtatataTAGTCGACACatgcacacacaaatatattctTACTCCAATTAAGTTGCATGGAAgatcatttatttcttttttgttgacCCAATCACTCAGTATATCCTTCAAACAATTAAGTGGAGTAAATTTCGGTCCATTAGGACAGCTTCCACCATGTTTAATTACGTGGCTAGCTACATGGGTATTTTTGGCATGG of Tripterygium wilfordii isolate XIE 37 chromosome 13, ASM1340144v1, whole genome shotgun sequence contains these proteins:
- the LOC120013717 gene encoding transcription factor bHLH94-like isoform X2, with product MALQAVVFQQDPFNHGCKDQSQFQNPDGFIFNTTNWESQNAYLDEKINPPVVVVAAPPGQSKRRRIRSIKNKEEVENQRMTHIAVERNRRKQMNDYLNVLRSTMPSSYSERGDQASIIGGAIKYVKELEQLLQTLEAQKRSVKQQSAADTTAASVFSDFFTFPQYSTWSNSHHENPEKQSFNVADVEVRMAEKHANIKILSERQPKRLMKIVGGLHSHGLTILHLNVTTIDNTVLYCVNVKVEDHCKLNSVNEIAAAVYEMMGGVHEGQD
- the LOC120013717 gene encoding transcription factor bHLH94-like isoform X1 — translated: MCKRESRERAERERMALQAVVFQQDPFNHGCKDQSQFQNPDGFIFNTTNWESQNAYLDEKINPPVVVVAAPPGQSKRRRIRSIKNKEEVENQRMTHIAVERNRRKQMNDYLNVLRSTMPSSYSERGDQASIIGGAIKYVKELEQLLQTLEAQKRSVKQQSAADTTAASVFSDFFTFPQYSTWSNSHHENPEKQSFNVADVEVRMAEKHANIKILSERQPKRLMKIVGGLHSHGLTILHLNVTTIDNTVLYCVNVKVEDHCKLNSVNEIAAAVYEMMGGVHEGQD